One Corynebacterium tuberculostearicum DNA window includes the following coding sequences:
- a CDS encoding choice-of-anchor M domain-containing protein, translating to MLKFATRTATRTAACVLTAGLALSTSPAWAGDLAQVVGADEHVAPQGEEKVIDTGHVDVGALLDGTESELMARDDAGDKPVWRHLDDLVFSVGDKAQQTLPDTDDFGFVGAESGDKVWVVPQTEQVGVPWLGWNTQAPSLVDAADRGVTMEFLGHSGPGDFSLFLQNGGFEAPQLLWSTAQKSDEDFWVDLNTHTHANWTFTEPGTHQVGIRVKGKTKDGADFSTDGVLTFAVGDDADVQAAQDTTWNPDDAQTAGSSIPTWVFILASVGAVVLLLALGLVLRSSKRGDSRG from the coding sequence ATGCTTAAATTCGCTACTCGTACCGCCACCCGCACCGCCGCCTGCGTCCTCACTGCAGGTTTGGCACTTTCTACCAGCCCTGCTTGGGCGGGCGACCTGGCCCAGGTGGTCGGTGCCGATGAACACGTTGCCCCGCAGGGCGAAGAAAAGGTCATCGATACCGGTCACGTAGACGTTGGCGCCCTGCTTGATGGCACGGAGTCTGAGCTTATGGCCCGCGATGATGCCGGCGATAAGCCAGTCTGGCGTCACTTGGACGACCTCGTGTTTTCCGTGGGCGATAAGGCACAGCAAACCCTTCCCGATACGGATGACTTTGGCTTCGTTGGCGCTGAGTCCGGCGATAAGGTCTGGGTGGTTCCCCAAACCGAGCAGGTCGGGGTTCCCTGGCTGGGTTGGAATACCCAAGCGCCCTCGCTTGTCGATGCCGCCGATCGCGGAGTCACCATGGAATTCCTCGGCCACTCCGGTCCTGGCGATTTCTCCCTTTTCCTGCAAAACGGCGGCTTTGAAGCACCACAGCTGTTGTGGTCTACCGCGCAAAAGAGCGACGAAGACTTCTGGGTAGACCTCAATACCCACACCCATGCCAATTGGACGTTTACAGAGCCAGGCACCCATCAGGTAGGCATCAGAGTCAAAGGTAAGACCAAAGATGGCGCTGATTTCAGTACCGATGGCGTGCTCACCTTTGCCGTGGGCGATGATGCCGACGTCCAAGCGGCCCAAGACACTACTTGGAATCCAGACGATGCCCAGACCGCAGGCTCTTCCATCCCCACTTGGGTCTTTATCCTCGCCAGCGTGGGTGCAGTCGTACTCCTGCTGGCCCTTGGCCTAGTACTGCGCTCTTCCAAGCGGGGCGATAGCCGTGGCTAA
- a CDS encoding anchored repeat-type ABC transporter ATP-binding subunit — translation MAVAKPLISVADLEVSLSHRRVITGANLEVRSGEFIGLLGPNGAGKTTLMRAILGLIPSSGTREIGGIVGYVPQRHEVEWGFPINVYRTVLSGRTGIIGWLKRPRAADHAAAAEALRLVNMEDFSTRPIEELSGGQRQRVLIARALATQPDVLLLDEPFTGLDAPNTESLLELFEELSQRGKAILMSTHNLSEAAHSCHRLVLFNGTVMADDSAPRLLHQTAPWTQTFGVRAGSPLLSAIGVSA, via the coding sequence ATAGCCGTGGCTAAACCGCTCATTTCCGTAGCCGACCTGGAAGTATCGCTATCCCACCGGCGCGTAATCACAGGTGCGAACCTAGAGGTCCGATCGGGCGAATTCATTGGGCTCTTAGGCCCCAATGGGGCGGGCAAGACCACACTTATGCGTGCCATCTTAGGGCTCATCCCCTCCTCCGGTACCCGAGAGATCGGGGGAATCGTAGGCTACGTGCCCCAGCGGCACGAGGTGGAATGGGGCTTTCCCATCAATGTCTACCGCACCGTACTCAGCGGGCGCACCGGCATCATTGGCTGGCTCAAACGGCCACGTGCCGCGGACCACGCCGCGGCGGCAGAAGCTCTTCGCCTGGTAAACATGGAAGATTTTTCCACCCGCCCCATCGAAGAGCTCTCCGGTGGTCAGCGCCAACGCGTCCTCATCGCCCGAGCGCTCGCCACGCAACCAGACGTGCTGCTGCTCGACGAGCCCTTCACCGGCCTCGACGCCCCCAATACCGAATCACTACTCGAGCTATTCGAAGAGCTTTCCCAGCGCGGCAAGGCCATCCTCATGTCCACCCACAACCTGTCTGAAGCGGCGCACTCCTGCCACCGCTTGGTCCTCTTCAACGGCACCGTGATGGCCGATGACTCCGCTCCGCGCCTTCTTCACCAGACCGCTCCGTGGACGCAAACCTTTGGTGTACGCGCCGGTTCTCCCCTGCTTTCTGCCATTGGAGTCTCCGCATGA
- a CDS encoding anchored repeat-type ABC transporter permease subunit, whose product MIEISFLDFLRDLANPHLDFLARAVGISVLAAIVCGVVGCYVVLRGMAFIGDAVSHAVFPGLAIAFALQASVLVGGAVAGAVVALLIAAFSQRRHVRADSIIGIFFAAAFALGMVIISRTDGYSASLTSFLFGSLTGVSRSDIIVAASVCTLVIAVVVAFGPQLNATCLDRETARAMGLPVVVLDIMLYLCVTAAVVISVSTIGNILVLALLITPAATARLLTTHLATMMWLSALIGALSSFLGIYLAWAIDLPAGATIVLTLTVIFLSVWAIHPLLGARKHVGASLSDAPRPDTPRKESVTS is encoded by the coding sequence ATGATAGAAATTTCCTTCCTCGATTTCCTCCGCGACCTTGCTAACCCCCACCTCGACTTTCTCGCCCGCGCGGTAGGTATTTCTGTGCTTGCGGCCATCGTCTGCGGCGTCGTCGGCTGCTACGTGGTGCTGCGCGGCATGGCCTTTATCGGCGACGCCGTCTCCCACGCGGTCTTTCCTGGCCTAGCCATTGCTTTCGCTTTGCAAGCCTCCGTGCTCGTCGGTGGCGCGGTGGCCGGTGCGGTTGTGGCGTTGCTCATCGCCGCCTTTTCGCAGCGCCGCCACGTACGGGCAGATTCCATCATCGGCATCTTCTTCGCCGCGGCCTTTGCCTTAGGCATGGTGATCATCTCGCGCACCGATGGCTATAGTGCTTCGCTGACCAGCTTTCTCTTCGGCTCGCTCACCGGCGTATCCCGCAGCGATATCATCGTCGCGGCCAGCGTGTGCACACTGGTTATCGCCGTCGTCGTAGCTTTTGGCCCCCAGCTCAACGCCACCTGCCTGGACCGGGAAACCGCCCGCGCCATGGGGCTTCCCGTTGTTGTGCTCGACATCATGTTGTACCTGTGCGTCACAGCCGCCGTGGTCATCTCTGTGAGCACCATTGGCAATATCTTGGTCCTCGCACTCCTCATCACCCCGGCCGCGACGGCACGCCTGCTTACCACGCATCTTGCGACCATGATGTGGCTTTCCGCCCTCATCGGCGCGCTGTCCAGCTTCCTCGGCATCTACCTGGCATGGGCCATTGATCTTCCAGCCGGCGCCACCATCGTGCTCACGCTCACCGTCATTTTCTTAAGCGTTTGGGCCATCCATCCACTCCTCGGCGCCCGCAAGCACGTCGGTGCCTCGCTTTCCGACGCCCCACGTCCCGACACCCCACGAAAGGAATCCGTTACCTCATGA
- a CDS encoding choice-of-anchor M domain-containing protein, which translates to MKPVCRTTVALGAASLIGLGSLSGTGVAAIAPASAHAEESAAACSASDFDLITKGHQDMALSGDSGDLSFTVKDDDKGIKHDSETFAIEVSDGLKQPLSGLGDSSLPEEGWVLPQTQDPTAPWLGFNTQELSQDLLAADDTATLSMAIAQGPEDGRIVAYQAELGEPTVLMDTEDGSAWDYPGNSHSHPAFAFTKPGTYAVSFTFELPDGSRHHLHAGFLVGKQAEAKDLCDVDYSEADAATGSGNGADSRPKQLEKDIKDVDKSIAGLDKELEKTLQEGQKFLDGGAPDDTEKDKHSTHKKPANTEKSGAPQKSHAPTSTRSTAPAQKSSSGSQTTTHHSASRVNESASTAKSGKSTSSGSHSSASTSGSSRSTAKKSASKKDTKSSSRTKAKSADARSAQHVPNATDKENKDSKNVLTDAAAYTSTLAKSSFWAGTLAGLGAFALALGIGLLVYVQFFRKKKTPHQHQASDATANIPGVD; encoded by the coding sequence ATGAAACCAGTCTGCCGCACCACGGTGGCCCTAGGCGCTGCCAGTCTCATCGGCCTCGGCTCACTTTCAGGGACGGGCGTAGCTGCCATAGCCCCCGCCTCCGCCCACGCAGAAGAGTCCGCCGCGGCCTGCTCCGCCAGCGACTTCGATCTCATTACCAAGGGCCACCAAGACATGGCGCTTAGCGGCGATTCCGGCGACCTCAGCTTCACCGTCAAAGACGATGACAAGGGAATCAAGCATGACTCTGAGACCTTTGCTATCGAGGTATCCGATGGGTTGAAACAGCCACTATCTGGGCTCGGAGATAGTTCCCTTCCTGAAGAAGGCTGGGTGCTGCCTCAAACCCAAGACCCCACCGCTCCCTGGCTGGGCTTTAACACCCAGGAGCTATCCCAAGACCTACTCGCTGCTGATGACACCGCAACCTTAAGCATGGCGATCGCACAGGGCCCGGAAGATGGGCGCATTGTGGCCTACCAGGCGGAGCTAGGCGAACCCACGGTGCTCATGGACACTGAAGATGGATCCGCCTGGGATTACCCAGGCAATTCGCATTCCCACCCGGCATTTGCGTTTACCAAGCCCGGAACCTACGCGGTGAGCTTTACCTTTGAGCTTCCCGACGGCTCCCGCCACCACCTCCATGCCGGCTTCCTCGTAGGAAAGCAGGCTGAGGCGAAGGACCTGTGCGACGTGGACTATTCCGAAGCGGATGCGGCCACTGGTTCTGGCAACGGCGCGGATAGCCGCCCCAAGCAACTGGAAAAGGACATCAAAGATGTAGACAAATCCATCGCCGGGTTGGACAAGGAACTGGAGAAGACCCTGCAGGAAGGCCAAAAATTCCTTGACGGCGGCGCACCTGACGATACCGAAAAGGACAAGCACTCAACGCACAAAAAGCCGGCGAATACTGAAAAGTCTGGAGCGCCACAAAAATCCCACGCTCCGACATCAACCCGATCCACTGCCCCTGCGCAAAAATCCAGTTCTGGTTCACAAACTACGACCCACCACTCGGCTAGCCGTGTCAACGAATCTGCCTCCACCGCAAAATCAGGCAAGAGCACGTCATCTGGCTCGCACTCCTCCGCTTCCACCAGCGGTTCTTCCCGCTCGACTGCCAAGAAGTCCGCCAGTAAGAAGGACACAAAATCCTCCTCCCGTACGAAAGCAAAGTCCGCCGACGCCCGCAGTGCACAGCATGTTCCAAATGCAACCGACAAAGAGAACAAGGACAGCAAGAATGTGCTGACCGATGCCGCTGCCTATACCTCTACCCTCGCAAAAAGCAGCTTCTGGGCGGGGACCCTGGCCGGACTGGGCGCATTCGCCTTAGCGCTCGGCATCGGGTTGTTGGTCTATGTCCAGTTCTTCCGCAAAAAGAAGACACCACACCAGCACCAGGCCAGTGATGCCACGGCGAACATACCGGGCGTCGATTAG
- a CDS encoding alpha/beta hydrolase family esterase: MANVTKFLYRSLYLILAAALASAALVCAAPAHAQEGPPPAPAPGPENAPQPAPAPAPAPENAKPVTPQPDGSHLVPEGVKESTPAPVEGGSSDDNAAPGPEGSSLPEPAPRPAMVDTSINPNPPFAPGSMQSLEMEHEGKTRRYLLRIPNHYSPEKAAPVLFGFGGWGDSPENYSSYARMQTTEANNEAIIVYPEGFERAWEAAPYAKTRDGEDIRFIKRILDSVDKDYHVDRNRVYAMGMSNGGGFTSVLGCHAQDTFAAVAMVSGAFYNPVEVNCADAPMNTLIMHGVNDEMMTYEGGDRHEAGYLPVRTVLGGYLKRNRCDMTFQSTPEAGGSERLSFNGCQKDVQLVKVPQDHTWFWQPDTPNVVWDFLSSKTRV, translated from the coding sequence GTGGCTAATGTTACTAAGTTTCTTTATCGTTCTCTATACCTGATCCTCGCTGCTGCGCTGGCTAGCGCTGCGCTTGTGTGCGCCGCTCCTGCCCATGCTCAAGAAGGGCCACCTCCCGCACCCGCCCCTGGCCCTGAAAATGCACCACAGCCAGCGCCAGCTCCAGCACCTGCTCCCGAAAATGCAAAGCCGGTTACCCCGCAGCCTGATGGGTCCCACCTAGTTCCAGAAGGTGTTAAGGAATCCACCCCGGCACCAGTAGAAGGCGGCAGCAGCGATGACAATGCAGCGCCTGGTCCTGAGGGATCGTCTCTTCCCGAGCCAGCGCCGCGGCCGGCAATGGTAGATACCAGCATCAATCCGAACCCGCCGTTTGCGCCGGGTTCCATGCAGTCCCTAGAAATGGAGCACGAGGGTAAGACCCGTAGGTACTTGTTGCGTATTCCTAACCACTATTCGCCGGAAAAGGCGGCGCCCGTTCTCTTCGGCTTCGGTGGGTGGGGAGATTCCCCGGAGAACTACTCCAGCTATGCACGCATGCAGACCACTGAGGCCAATAACGAGGCCATCATCGTCTATCCAGAGGGATTCGAGCGCGCCTGGGAGGCTGCGCCTTATGCTAAGACGCGCGATGGGGAGGATATCCGCTTTATCAAGCGCATTCTTGATTCGGTAGACAAGGACTACCACGTTGATCGAAACCGCGTATACGCCATGGGTATGTCTAATGGAGGCGGCTTTACCTCGGTGCTTGGCTGCCACGCACAGGACACCTTTGCTGCTGTAGCTATGGTTTCGGGTGCCTTCTACAACCCGGTTGAGGTCAACTGTGCCGATGCGCCGATGAATACCCTCATCATGCACGGCGTTAACGACGAGATGATGACCTATGAGGGCGGTGACCGGCACGAGGCTGGATACCTCCCTGTTCGTACGGTGCTCGGCGGCTATCTGAAGCGAAATCGCTGCGATATGACCTTCCAGTCCACTCCGGAAGCAGGCGGCTCGGAACGCTTGAGCTTTAACGGCTGCCAAAAGGATGTGCAATTGGTTAAGGTTCCGCAAGACCACACCTGGTTCTGGCAGCCAGATACGCCGAACGTGGTCTGGGACTTCCTGTCGTCCAAGACTCGGGTATAG
- a CDS encoding isochorismate synthase, which yields MHEDRPSTAPDFLLSRATGSVRTQGARHTFNDTDAAISALRSKDVDMVVGAIPFDSDTPAALTVPEAIIREEGPLEPHAYYRNKSLNSRVVGFDPEPEEHLRRVEAAIGTIETSKLDKVVLARAVDIEFPEAIDPRLVAARLIELSANRDGFIADLSPAGRPGAMLVGSSPEVLVKRQGSTVSTFPLAGSSPRRATAAEDHIAGQDLLHSAKDLHEHSFVVEHLRRVLSPLCERLDIPDTPQLISTNEMWHLGTPISGTLKDKDLTALELALAAHPTPAICGTPAEAAQALIETAETDRGFYAGAVGWCDSSGDGEYMVAIRCAEVAGDGLSARAWAGGGIVGDSDAQAELEETTAKLRTILKALSL from the coding sequence ATGCACGAAGACAGACCAAGCACCGCCCCCGATTTTTTGCTTTCGCGAGCAACGGGGTCTGTCCGTACCCAAGGTGCGCGCCACACTTTTAATGACACCGACGCAGCGATTTCTGCCCTGCGCAGCAAAGATGTTGACATGGTCGTCGGTGCGATTCCGTTCGACTCTGACACACCCGCCGCGCTAACGGTGCCGGAGGCCATCATCCGCGAAGAGGGCCCCTTGGAGCCGCACGCCTACTACCGCAATAAAAGCCTAAACTCGCGAGTGGTCGGATTCGATCCAGAACCCGAAGAGCACCTACGCCGCGTAGAGGCAGCCATCGGCACGATCGAGACCTCCAAACTGGACAAGGTGGTTTTGGCCCGCGCCGTAGATATCGAATTCCCTGAGGCTATTGATCCGCGCCTGGTCGCGGCACGCCTTATCGAACTTTCCGCCAACCGCGATGGCTTCATTGCCGATCTCTCCCCTGCTGGGCGGCCGGGCGCGATGCTAGTTGGTTCTTCTCCAGAGGTTTTGGTCAAGCGTCAGGGCTCGACGGTGTCTACTTTCCCCTTGGCCGGATCGTCACCGCGCCGCGCCACAGCGGCTGAGGATCACATCGCAGGCCAAGATCTCTTGCATTCTGCCAAGGATCTCCACGAGCATTCCTTTGTAGTGGAACACCTGCGCCGGGTCCTGAGCCCGCTGTGCGAAAGGCTAGACATTCCGGATACCCCGCAACTTATTAGCACCAATGAGATGTGGCACCTTGGCACGCCAATTTCCGGAACGCTCAAGGATAAAGACTTGACCGCTCTTGAACTTGCCTTGGCAGCACACCCCACCCCGGCTATCTGTGGCACCCCTGCAGAGGCCGCCCAAGCTCTCATTGAGACGGCAGAAACGGACCGTGGATTCTATGCCGGAGCGGTCGGCTGGTGCGATAGCTCCGGCGACGGCGAGTACATGGTAGCTATCCGCTGCGCAGAAGTAGCCGGCGATGGGCTATCGGCGCGTGCTTGGGCCGGCGGTGGCATCGTAGGCGATTCCGACGCCCAGGCCGAACTGGAAGAAACCACGGCCAAGCTGCGCACCATATTGAAGGCGCTCAGCCTCTAG
- a CDS encoding fumarylacetoacetate hydrolase family protein, translated as MRLGRIAHPEGICFAIIDGPKDAPMEELVAKEIAGTPFTPPEPTGREWKLNEVRLLAPTLPTKVVALGRNYADHVAEVFKKSADSLPPTIFIKPSTAVIGPDAAIKIPDYATNVEFEGELAVVISKPSKNIKAENWKDHVLGYTICNDVSSRDLQFKDGQWARAKGIDTFCPLGPWIETDLDSLNLDDQKINAYLTHEGSREQKQDSNTNQMIVKMGGILEEISAAYTLLPGDVITTGSPAGTAPMVPGDTIEIEIPGLGTLRNSVHRA; from the coding sequence ATGCGTTTAGGACGAATTGCACACCCCGAAGGAATCTGTTTCGCCATTATCGATGGGCCAAAAGACGCCCCAATGGAAGAGCTAGTAGCAAAGGAAATTGCCGGCACGCCCTTTACTCCGCCGGAGCCAACCGGCCGCGAGTGGAAACTTAACGAGGTTCGCCTCTTGGCGCCGACCCTTCCCACCAAGGTGGTAGCACTTGGCCGCAACTATGCGGACCACGTTGCCGAGGTTTTCAAAAAGTCTGCCGATAGTCTTCCTCCCACCATCTTCATTAAGCCATCTACCGCGGTCATTGGCCCGGATGCTGCAATCAAGATTCCGGACTACGCCACCAACGTCGAGTTTGAGGGCGAGCTAGCCGTGGTCATTTCCAAGCCGTCGAAGAATATCAAGGCCGAGAACTGGAAAGACCATGTGCTCGGCTACACCATCTGCAACGACGTTTCTTCCCGCGACCTGCAGTTTAAGGATGGTCAATGGGCTCGGGCCAAGGGTATTGATACTTTCTGCCCGCTCGGCCCGTGGATCGAAACCGATCTGGATAGCTTGAATCTGGACGATCAGAAGATTAATGCGTATCTGACGCACGAGGGTTCTCGCGAGCAAAAGCAGGATTCCAATACGAACCAGATGATCGTGAAGATGGGCGGCATTTTGGAGGAGATCTCCGCTGCCTATACCTTGCTGCCTGGTGATGTCATTACCACAGGCTCCCCGGCTGGCACCGCTCCTATGGTCCCGGGCGACACCATCGAAATCGAGATCCCAGGCCTCGGCACCCTGCGCAACTCCGTCCACCGTGCATAA
- a CDS encoding 3-isopropylmalate dehydrogenase — MKLAVIGGDGIGPEVTAEALKVLRAVRSDIETTEYDLGVRRYLRNGELLTDADLKSLREHDAILLGAIGAPGEVPPGVLERGLLLKMRFALDHHVNLRPSKLYPTASSPLAEPGDIDFVVVREGTEGLYCGNGGTLREGTEHEVASEVSQNTRFGVERVVRDAFARAAQRSKHLTLVHKTNVLVNAGGLWQRTVDEVAAEFPEVRVDYQHIDAATIYMVTDPARYDVIVTDNLFGDILTDLAGAVTGGIGLAASGNIDASGANPSMFEPVHGSAPDIAGKGIADPTAAILSAAMLLRHLGDESNAQRIEDAVAQDVAHRGDGPVKTVEVGDRIVQLLVE, encoded by the coding sequence ATGAAACTTGCGGTGATTGGCGGCGACGGAATTGGACCAGAAGTGACGGCCGAGGCGCTCAAGGTGCTGCGCGCCGTTCGCTCCGATATTGAAACCACTGAGTATGACCTGGGCGTGCGACGTTATCTGCGTAACGGAGAACTTCTCACGGATGCAGACTTGAAGAGCCTGCGCGAACACGATGCGATCCTGTTGGGGGCGATCGGCGCCCCAGGTGAGGTGCCGCCGGGCGTGCTGGAGCGGGGGCTGTTGCTTAAGATGCGGTTTGCGCTGGATCATCACGTGAACCTGCGTCCCTCTAAGCTCTATCCCACCGCTTCCTCTCCGCTCGCTGAACCGGGCGATATTGATTTCGTTGTGGTGCGCGAAGGTACCGAGGGTTTGTACTGTGGAAACGGCGGTACCTTGCGTGAGGGTACTGAGCACGAGGTGGCCAGCGAGGTATCGCAAAATACTCGTTTCGGCGTGGAGCGTGTAGTGCGCGATGCGTTTGCGCGGGCAGCGCAGCGCAGTAAGCATCTGACCTTGGTGCACAAGACAAATGTCTTGGTCAATGCTGGTGGGTTGTGGCAGCGCACCGTTGATGAAGTCGCCGCCGAGTTTCCAGAGGTTCGGGTGGATTACCAGCATATTGATGCTGCAACCATTTATATGGTGACCGATCCGGCGCGCTATGACGTCATTGTCACCGATAATCTTTTTGGAGACATTCTCACCGATTTGGCGGGCGCGGTAACTGGCGGTATTGGCCTTGCTGCATCCGGAAACATCGATGCCTCAGGCGCGAATCCTTCCATGTTCGAGCCGGTGCATGGTTCTGCGCCAGATATTGCGGGTAAGGGGATTGCAGACCCAACGGCGGCAATCTTGTCCGCCGCCATGCTTCTTCGTCACCTGGGCGATGAGTCTAATGCGCAGCGGATTGAGGATGCTGTGGCACAAGATGTTGCGCACCGCGGCGATGGGCCGGTAAAGACCGTCGAAGTCGGTGACCGAATCGTCCAGCTTCTCGTCGAATAG
- the serA gene encoding phosphoglycerate dehydrogenase: MSKPVVLIADKLAQSTVTALGDSVEVRWVDGPNRAELLAAVPEAEALLVRSATTVDAEVLEAATKLKIVGRAGVGLDNVDIPAATDKGVMVVNAPTSNIHSACEQAIALLLATARQIPAADQSLREGEWKRSSFKGVEVYGKTIGIVGFGHIGQLFAQRLKSFETTIIAHDPYANPARAAALGVELVELEELMSRSDFVTIHLPKTPETTGMFDKELLAKAKPGQILINAARGGLVDEAALAESIESGHHRGAGFDVYATEPCTDSPLFKLPQVTVSPHLGASTVEAQDRAGTDVAESVLKAIDGEFVPDAVNVSGGPVREEVAGWLDLARKLGLTAGRLLGQAPVAVEVEACGELSTEDVEVLGLSAVRGLFSAVTSEPVTFVNAMQIANSRGVEVEVSTNAESKGHRSSLQVKVIGADGETSSLTGALIGIDGTEKFIRINGRGVDMRATGRNLFFRYADAPGALGTVGTKLGAAGINIVAAALTHGKQESDAVLILRVEAEVPEELIAEINAALGAECEQLNMDA; the protein is encoded by the coding sequence ATGTCGAAGCCGGTAGTCCTTATTGCCGATAAATTAGCCCAGTCCACGGTTACGGCCTTGGGGGATTCTGTTGAGGTCCGTTGGGTGGATGGGCCGAATCGTGCCGAGCTCCTCGCCGCGGTTCCGGAGGCAGAGGCTTTGCTGGTGCGCTCTGCCACAACCGTTGACGCAGAGGTATTGGAGGCGGCCACAAAGCTCAAGATTGTGGGCCGTGCCGGGGTGGGACTGGATAATGTCGATATTCCGGCGGCCACAGACAAGGGTGTCATGGTGGTCAATGCGCCAACATCCAATATCCACTCTGCGTGTGAACAGGCAATTGCACTGCTCTTAGCGACGGCGCGTCAGATACCAGCGGCCGACCAGTCCCTGCGCGAAGGGGAGTGGAAGCGCTCTTCTTTCAAGGGCGTAGAGGTCTACGGAAAGACCATCGGCATTGTTGGCTTTGGTCACATCGGCCAGCTTTTTGCCCAGCGTCTGAAGTCTTTTGAAACGACTATTATCGCGCACGATCCGTACGCCAACCCGGCTCGCGCGGCAGCGTTGGGCGTGGAATTAGTTGAGCTAGAAGAGCTGATGTCGCGTTCGGATTTCGTGACCATTCACCTGCCAAAGACTCCGGAGACAACCGGAATGTTTGATAAGGAACTTTTGGCCAAGGCGAAGCCAGGACAGATTCTCATTAACGCAGCGCGAGGCGGTTTGGTAGATGAAGCGGCTCTGGCTGAGTCTATCGAGTCGGGACATCATCGAGGTGCGGGCTTTGACGTTTATGCCACGGAACCGTGCACTGATTCTCCGCTCTTTAAGCTGCCGCAAGTCACCGTGTCCCCGCACCTAGGCGCCTCCACTGTAGAGGCCCAGGACCGTGCGGGAACCGATGTCGCGGAGTCTGTCTTGAAGGCGATCGACGGAGAGTTCGTCCCGGATGCGGTCAACGTCTCCGGCGGGCCAGTGAGAGAAGAGGTTGCTGGTTGGTTGGACCTCGCCCGCAAGCTAGGACTTACTGCTGGCCGCCTTTTGGGACAAGCCCCCGTTGCCGTCGAGGTGGAGGCCTGTGGCGAGTTGTCTACCGAAGACGTGGAAGTGCTAGGACTTTCTGCCGTCCGGGGACTGTTTAGCGCTGTGACTTCGGAACCGGTGACCTTTGTCAATGCAATGCAGATCGCGAATAGTCGTGGGGTAGAGGTGGAGGTATCTACTAATGCGGAGTCCAAGGGGCACCGCTCGTCCCTGCAGGTGAAGGTTATTGGTGCTGATGGCGAGACTTCCTCGCTCACTGGCGCACTCATCGGCATCGATGGAACCGAAAAGTTCATTCGCATCAACGGTCGTGGCGTAGATATGCGTGCTACCGGCCGCAATCTTTTCTTCCGTTACGCGGACGCCCCAGGCGCATTGGGAACGGTGGGTACCAAGCTGGGAGCTGCGGGAATCAACATCGTGGCGGCCGCTCTTACGCACGGTAAACAGGAATCTGATGCGGTGCTGATTCTGCGCGTGGAGGCCGAGGTGCCAGAGGAGCTCATCGCCGAAATTAATGCGGCCTTGGGTGCTGAATGCGAACAGCTGAACATGGATGCATAA